The Neisseria macacae ATCC 33926 genome contains the following window.
CGGCGACCAAACCTTTTCCCGTTAGAAAATCACGCTGCCGCTGCAAAAGCGCGGCACGCACTTTTGGCAACTGCGCCACCGCAGAAGCGCCCATGCCGATGGCTTCGCTGCGGATTTGTCCCGAAACGTCTTCATCATCCAAAAAAACCTGCGTGCCTTCAAAGCGGGCGGGCAGATTTTCCGCTAACGCGGCAACCGCCTCTTCATCGCTCCATTCCACATCCCGTTTCTTCGCGTACAGCGCGGTCAGGCGGTATAACGCGCCGGAGTCCAGATAATCGAACCCTAAAGCCTGAGCGACACGGGAAGCGACCGTTCCTTTTCCCGATGCACTGGGTCCGTCTATGGCGATGACTTTTTGTTTGGTATTCATATTTTGGCTTTCTGAAATAATGCAGGAGGTCGTCTGAAAGGACGTATCAGGCAGGCATTATATAGATAATTATTTAATAATGAGAACCGAGGTCGTCTGAAAAAGCGTTTCAGACGACCTCTGGTGTCAATTGGAGCTTGGATATAAACCTGACTTTATTTGTTATTATTTCGTTTGGGTAATTCAGATGAAGATTTGGCAGGTTAGGAGTAGGGCAGTTCAGTTTTGTTTTCAGGGGCTTGGTATATTTAATGGGTTGTTTGTAAATTAATGTTCATTTATGGGGTGAAACTGTATAATTCCCGCCGTTTGAATTGATTTGACGAGGCTTTTTGATGAACCAGCTTAAATTGGCGGTTTCCGGCGCGCAGATTTTGTTTGTGGCGTTCGGGGCGATGGTGCTTGTTCCGCTATTGACCGGACTGAATCCTTCTTTGGCACTTTTGGGGGCGGGTATCGGTACGCTGCTCTTTCAAATAGTCACCAAACGTAAAGTGCCGATTTTCCTCGGTTCTTCTTTTGCCTTTATTGCGCCGATTATCTACTCCATTAAAACATGGGGCCTGCCTTCGACCATGTTCGGGCTGTTTGCGGCGGGTTTTATGTATTTTGTATTTGCCGCGCTGATTAAATGGCGCGGGCTGGCTACGGTCAACCGGCTGCTGCCGCCTGTGGTTATCGGGCCTGTGATTATGGTTATCGGTTTGTCTGTCGCTGCGGCCGCAAGTGAAATGGCAATGGGTAAATCCGGCGGAAACCAAGTGGTCGGCTATGCGGATGCACTGATTTTGTCGGGCTTTACGTTTGCCGTTACGGTGGTTGTGTCGGTTTTCGGCAGCCGCATGATGAAACTGGTTCCGATTTTAATCGGCGTGGCCGCAGGCTATATTTTGGCTTTGGTGATGGGCTTGGTGGATACTGCCACCATCGCGGCTGCGCCGTGGTTTGCCGTACCACATTTTGAAACACCGCAAGT
Protein-coding sequences here:
- a CDS encoding uracil-xanthine permease family protein — translated: MNQLKLAVSGAQILFVAFGAMVLVPLLTGLNPSLALLGAGIGTLLFQIVTKRKVPIFLGSSFAFIAPIIYSIKTWGLPSTMFGLFAAGFMYFVFAALIKWRGLATVNRLLPPVVIGPVIMVIGLSVAAAASEMAMGKSGGNQVVGYADALILSGFTFAVTVVVSVFGSRMMKLVPILIGVAAGYILALVMGLVDTATIAAAPWFAVPHFETPQVNWQAALFMLPVAIAPAIEHIGGIMAIGNVTGNNYTKDPGLDKTLAGDGLGVCVAGLIGGPPVTTYGEVTGAVMITKNSNPVIMTWAAIFAIAMAFFGKFNAFLASIPLPVMGGIMLLLFGTIASLGIKTLVDAKVDLMQPKNLVIVSSVLTVGVGGMAVHVGTLSFAGVGLCAILAIVLNFLLPDPKTES
- the cmk gene encoding (d)CMP kinase, with protein sequence MNTKQKVIAIDGPSASGKGTVASRVAQALGFDYLDSGALYRLTALYAKKRDVEWSDEEAVAALAENLPARFEGTQVFLDDEDVSGQIRSEAIGMGASAVAQLPKVRAALLQRQRDFLTGKGLVADGRDMGSVVFPDAALKVFLTAGAKIRAERRAKQIGIPCEGLEFERILSDIEARDEADRRRSVAPLKQLPDAELLDTGGLSIEEAVKKVLDWYHKV